Proteins from a single region of Streptomyces sp. HUAS 15-9:
- a CDS encoding GNAT family N-acetyltransferase, translating into MDITIHGLDEMSPSLHRMWRGAMDDSPEYANPFLSPQFAVAIARHRRGARVAVLREGGEAVGFFPHQRGSFGVGRAIGLGLSDCQALVHRPGVTWDTRELLRACGLSVFEFDHLVEDQSPFARHVTGMFASPVIDLEHHGSGYVEWLRRTSPRLTKSTLAKERRMGRDIGEVRFVFDERDPRMLRQLMRWKSAQYRRTGRMDRFARPWIVHLVDGLFHTRDEHFNGVLSVLYAGDRAVAAHFGPRSRTVLAAWFPAYDPEFRRYSPGLIMHLRLAEAADANGVKCMDLGRGDMEYKDWLKTRELQVAEGFATRVHPVAAAHRMWRGPVRGLRNTVLAHPGLREPADRLLRTIGTLRTSGLPGTAGPRRGAPERTTSRARPSAGSR; encoded by the coding sequence ATGGACATCACGATCCACGGCCTCGACGAGATGAGTCCGTCACTTCACCGCATGTGGCGCGGGGCGATGGACGACTCGCCCGAATACGCCAACCCCTTCCTGTCACCGCAGTTTGCCGTGGCGATCGCTCGACACCGACGCGGGGCGCGCGTGGCGGTCCTGCGGGAGGGCGGGGAAGCCGTCGGTTTCTTTCCGCACCAGCGCGGGTCCTTCGGCGTCGGCCGGGCGATCGGCCTCGGTCTGTCGGACTGCCAGGCACTGGTGCACCGGCCGGGGGTCACCTGGGACACCCGGGAGCTGCTGCGGGCCTGCGGGCTGTCCGTCTTCGAGTTCGATCACCTCGTCGAGGATCAGAGCCCCTTCGCGAGACACGTCACCGGAATGTTCGCCTCGCCGGTGATCGACCTGGAGCACCACGGGAGCGGCTATGTGGAGTGGCTGCGCCGCACGTCTCCTCGGCTGACCAAGTCCACGCTGGCCAAAGAGCGCCGCATGGGGCGCGACATCGGCGAGGTGCGGTTCGTCTTCGACGAGCGTGACCCGCGGATGCTGCGCCAGCTCATGCGGTGGAAGTCCGCGCAGTACCGCAGGACGGGACGGATGGACCGGTTCGCCCGGCCGTGGATCGTGCACCTGGTGGACGGCCTGTTCCATACCCGGGACGAGCACTTCAACGGTGTGCTGTCCGTGCTGTACGCCGGTGACCGGGCGGTGGCCGCGCACTTTGGGCCGAGGTCGCGCACGGTGCTGGCGGCCTGGTTTCCCGCCTACGATCCCGAGTTCCGCCGCTACTCGCCCGGGCTGATCATGCATCTGAGGTTGGCGGAGGCCGCCGACGCGAATGGGGTGAAATGCATGGATCTCGGGCGTGGTGACATGGAGTACAAGGACTGGCTCAAGACCCGAGAGCTACAAGTGGCCGAGGGGTTCGCGACCCGGGTCCATCCGGTGGCGGCCGCGCACCGGATGTGGCGCGGCCCGGTGCGCGGCCTGCGGAACACGGTTCTGGCCCATCCCGGGCTGCGGGAGCCCGCCGACCGGCTGCTGAGGACGATCGGCACGCTCCGTACGTCGGGCCTGCCGGGAACCGCCGGGCCCCGTCGAGGCGCGCCCGAGCGAACCACGTCCCGCGCACGACCCTCCGCCGGAAGCAGGTGA
- a CDS encoding integrase core domain-containing protein translates to MTSIGASTPSPSRSGRASRGRRCTTPFTTMRQARLEIFQWLTYYNTTRRHSALNYLSPAEFEQRHQRERRITLAA, encoded by the coding sequence TTGACATCTATAGGGGCATCAACGCCCTCGCCGAGTCGTTCTGGCAGGGCCTCAAGAGGGAGACGATGCACCACGCCGTTCACAACGATGCGTCAGGCACGGCTGGAGATCTTCCAGTGGCTCACCTACTACAACACAACAAGGCGCCACAGCGCCCTCAACTACCTGTCGCCTGCCGAGTTCGAACAGCGGCATCAAAGAGAACGTAGAATCACACTCGCAGCATGA
- a CDS encoding transposase: MARPSKYNAEFRSDAVALWRTSAGRWTFKDVAADLNVNPETLRTWVREADRSIDPPSLESR, translated from the coding sequence ATGGCAAGGCCCTCGAAGTACAACGCGGAGTTCCGGTCCGACGCGGTGGCGTTGTGGCGGACTTCGGCCGGTCGGTGGACGTTCAAGGACGTCGCCGCCGATCTGAATGTCAACCCCGAGACGCTGCGCACGTGGGTGCGCGAGGCAGACCGCAGCATTGACCCGCCGTCGCTGGAGTCGCGGTAA
- a CDS encoding ATP-binding protein, protein MRRWRWTGVAAFACALGLAGCTTLGERETAASKAALRFEESVRRADARHACAALAPQTRQELEQSAKSRCAQALPGYLKSSTILSTNVGIADWASAFGDATVAAVMLDRLLHRAAVVGIDGPSYRLRHHQNHADSLRQGVNARVS, encoded by the coding sequence GTGCGGCGCTGGAGGTGGACGGGTGTTGCGGCGTTCGCGTGTGCCCTTGGTCTTGCCGGCTGCACCACGCTCGGCGAGAGGGAGACGGCCGCGTCGAAGGCGGCCTTGCGCTTCGAGGAGAGCGTCCGGCGGGCCGACGCGAGGCATGCCTGCGCGGCGCTGGCCCCCCAGACCCGGCAGGAACTCGAGCAGTCCGCCAAGTCCCGGTGCGCCCAGGCCCTGCCCGGGTATCTGAAGTCGAGCACGATCTTGAGCACCAACGTCGGCATCGCGGACTGGGCCTCGGCCTTCGGCGACGCCACCGTCGCCGCGGTGATGCTGGACCGGCTCCTGCACCGGGCCGCGGTGGTTGGCATCGACGGCCCCTCCTACCGGCTCCGCCACCACCAGAACCACGCCGACAGCCTTCGCCAGGGAGTGAACGCCCGTGTCTCCTGA
- a CDS encoding IS110 family transposase: MGRCIGMDIHRDFAQVAVVENGLLRDEGRLDCRPRQLREWAQSLRPDDEIALEATANSAAIAVLLEQHVARVVISNPVKTRAIAEAKVKTDKVDARILAQLLAADFLPGTWLPDERTRMLRRVTMRRAHLVRQCTRAKNQIHAVLHRNLLPRPPVSDLFGRAGRAWLATQPLPADEQHTVQALLRQLDF; the protein is encoded by the coding sequence ATGGGACGCTGCATCGGGATGGACATCCATCGCGACTTCGCTCAGGTCGCGGTGGTGGAGAACGGGCTGCTGAGGGACGAGGGCCGGCTGGACTGCCGCCCGCGGCAGCTTCGGGAGTGGGCGCAGTCGCTGCGCCCTGACGACGAGATCGCCCTGGAGGCGACCGCGAACTCGGCGGCGATAGCGGTATTGCTGGAGCAGCATGTCGCCCGCGTGGTGATCTCCAATCCGGTCAAGACCCGGGCGATCGCCGAGGCGAAGGTCAAGACGGACAAGGTGGACGCGCGGATCCTGGCGCAGCTGCTGGCCGCGGACTTCCTGCCGGGCACCTGGCTGCCGGATGAGCGCACCCGGATGCTGCGCAGGGTCACCATGCGGCGCGCGCATCTCGTGCGCCAGTGCACCCGCGCGAAGAACCAGATCCACGCTGTGCTCCACCGCAACCTGCTGCCCCGCCCGCCGGTCTCCGACCTGTTCGGGCGGGCCGGCCGGGCCTGGCTGGCCACGCAGCCACTGCCCGCCGACGAACAGCACACGGTGCAGGCGCTGCTGCGACAGTTGGACTTCTAG
- a CDS encoding alpha-galactosidase D — protein sequence MLRSSAIRALSALLLAVATVPLSAALPAETPVIGAAAAHAADNGLALRPYMGWSSWSQQSSSYPGLNPKGRFSYLNEANVLKQADAMAEKLKPYGYEYINMDAGWWMDWNWNPQYDIHGRQTPDKEKFPHGIKYVAEHVHARGLKLGIYLPVGLEKGAYDKGDFLIAGTTNCSTHDIVYPDLRTTNGWDSSYKIDFSKPCAQKYIDSQAQMLADWEVDFLKLDGVGPGSGKTDENHDNRADVAAMSKALINTGRPIVFETSAWPLDISGVGTWKKYANAFRPDTDVECYCSTLVTWDNSVKVRWKDIPPWIEHVSRGSWMDLDSLNVGVGAMDGINKAERQSYMTLWAIESAPLYLGDDITRLDAYGMSLLTNQEVIAQNQQGIPAKPLRQGGSQQVWYAKNTDGTYTVALFNLGSATKTVSVKWNDLGFPNASNVRDMWSRTDLGSQAAGFSVSLPAHASQLLKVTPGNLEEDRTPPSRPAGLHAIGTSASSVSLAWSPSTDNMGVTGYDVYSGTIKAASVTGSSATVTGLTADTPYTFTVVARDARGNTSPPSVAVTVRTPSTGPGGTVYEAESGTNVLFGRAWVAPCAPCSGGQKVGGLYLGGALEFRGVRAERAGTYKITVSYTAGDSTRSARISVNGGTPSNIRFSGTGGWNTPGVKTITVTLTAGNNALKFDSGPDGYTPDLDRIGVGPA from the coding sequence CGGCCCTTCCCGCGGAAACACCGGTCATCGGCGCTGCCGCCGCGCACGCGGCGGACAACGGTCTGGCGCTCAGGCCTTACATGGGCTGGAGCAGCTGGAGCCAGCAGTCCAGCAGTTACCCCGGACTCAATCCCAAGGGGCGGTTCAGCTACCTCAACGAGGCCAATGTCCTCAAGCAGGCCGACGCGATGGCGGAGAAACTCAAGCCGTACGGCTACGAGTACATCAACATGGATGCCGGCTGGTGGATGGACTGGAACTGGAACCCGCAGTACGACATTCACGGGCGGCAGACCCCGGACAAGGAGAAGTTCCCGCACGGCATCAAGTACGTCGCCGAGCACGTCCACGCCAGGGGCCTCAAACTTGGCATCTACCTGCCCGTGGGTCTGGAGAAGGGCGCCTATGACAAGGGCGACTTCCTCATCGCAGGCACCACAAACTGCAGCACCCACGACATTGTCTACCCCGACCTGCGGACCACCAATGGCTGGGACAGTTCCTACAAGATCGACTTCTCCAAGCCGTGCGCGCAGAAGTACATCGACTCGCAGGCGCAGATGCTCGCCGACTGGGAGGTCGACTTCCTCAAGCTCGACGGCGTCGGCCCCGGCTCCGGCAAGACCGACGAGAACCACGACAACAGGGCTGACGTGGCAGCCATGTCGAAGGCGCTGATCAACACCGGGCGGCCGATCGTCTTCGAGACTTCGGCCTGGCCGCTGGACATCAGCGGCGTCGGGACCTGGAAGAAGTACGCCAACGCATTCCGGCCCGACACCGACGTCGAGTGCTACTGCAGCACACTCGTCACCTGGGACAACTCCGTCAAGGTTCGATGGAAGGACATCCCGCCGTGGATCGAGCACGTCAGCCGCGGCAGTTGGATGGATCTGGACTCCCTCAACGTGGGCGTCGGGGCCATGGACGGCATCAACAAGGCGGAACGCCAGTCCTACATGACCCTGTGGGCGATCGAGTCGGCCCCGCTCTACCTCGGAGACGACATCACGAGGCTCGACGCGTACGGCATGTCCCTGCTGACAAACCAAGAAGTCATCGCACAGAACCAGCAGGGTATCCCGGCCAAACCACTCAGGCAGGGCGGCAGCCAGCAGGTCTGGTATGCCAAGAACACCGACGGCACCTACACGGTCGCCCTGTTCAATCTCGGCAGTGCCACCAAAACGGTGTCCGTGAAGTGGAACGACCTCGGATTCCCCAACGCTTCCAATGTTCGGGACATGTGGAGCCGCACCGACCTCGGTTCGCAGGCCGCCGGCTTCTCCGTGTCCCTTCCGGCGCATGCCTCGCAACTACTGAAGGTCACTCCCGGCAACCTCGAAGAGGACAGGACACCACCTTCTCGCCCGGCCGGCCTGCACGCCATCGGTACCTCTGCGAGCAGCGTCTCGCTGGCGTGGAGCCCTTCTACCGACAACATGGGGGTCACTGGCTACGACGTTTACAGCGGGACCATCAAGGCAGCGTCGGTCACCGGATCCTCCGCCACCGTGACCGGCCTGACGGCCGACACCCCCTACACCTTCACGGTCGTGGCGCGCGACGCCAGGGGCAATACCTCACCGCCCTCAGTGGCCGTCACGGTAAGGACCCCGTCAACGGGGCCGGGCGGCACTGTCTACGAGGCCGAGTCCGGCACCAACGTGCTCTTCGGACGTGCCTGGGTGGCCCCTTGTGCGCCGTGCTCGGGTGGCCAGAAGGTCGGCGGCCTCTACCTTGGCGGCGCTCTCGAATTCCGAGGTGTCAGAGCGGAAAGAGCCGGCACCTACAAGATCACCGTCTCCTACACCGCAGGTGACTCCACCCGGTCGGCGAGGATCAGCGTCAACGGCGGCACCCCCTCAAATATCCGCTTTTCCGGCACAGGAGGATGGAACACTCCCGGAGTCAAGACCATCACGGTGACGCTCACGGCCGGGAACAATGCCCTCAAGTTCGACAGCGGGCCCGACGGCTACACCCCCGACCTCGACCGGATCGGGGTCGGCCCGGCCTGA
- a CDS encoding DegT/DnrJ/EryC1/StrS family aminotransferase, which produces MPYGSRLAATMTRRLGRECVYTPSARLALYLALRRWCRPGARVLMSPLNDDVILFVVLAAALRPVLAPVSVWDGNIDPAAVPESTWRNVDAVLTTNLYGMPDHVVELRRHCEALGIPLFEDAAHAIGTHVDGQPIGTFGKAAAFSLSKHVAGMAGGFLAVDDARTRRELELLRDDLLTPRSLATDLATTLRPLARSAAHTLHLVRPVWRTLQRLGLLERDGFRMDLHAPLLAACAGRAPSLTAYEPWVRVDLHGYRSRHGSLVRGQLALRMAGLDRDLTRRRAGVSLLSGTTWASPALHERAEHDGLPALFRVPLLVDDRDALVERLVRHSVVSGYVYDPPLDDYAGAEFVELSPDPSAARWFAAHVLPADPLLAHRIAGALTRERATTAHPSVPAPVPEATPPAILGH; this is translated from the coding sequence ATGCCGTACGGATCGCGGCTCGCCGCGACAATGACACGACGACTCGGACGCGAATGCGTCTACACGCCCTCGGCCCGGCTGGCCCTGTACCTGGCGCTGCGACGCTGGTGCCGGCCCGGTGCACGGGTGCTGATGTCCCCGCTGAACGACGACGTGATCCTCTTCGTCGTCCTCGCGGCCGCACTGCGCCCGGTACTCGCCCCCGTGTCCGTGTGGGACGGAAATATCGACCCGGCCGCCGTACCGGAGTCCACCTGGCGGAACGTGGATGCCGTCCTGACCACGAACCTGTACGGCATGCCGGACCACGTCGTCGAACTGCGCCGCCACTGCGAGGCGTTGGGAATTCCCTTGTTCGAGGACGCGGCGCACGCCATCGGCACGCACGTGGACGGGCAGCCGATCGGGACGTTCGGGAAGGCGGCGGCGTTCAGCCTGTCCAAGCATGTGGCGGGGATGGCTGGTGGCTTCCTCGCCGTCGACGACGCGCGCACCCGACGGGAGCTGGAGCTGCTGCGCGACGACCTGCTGACGCCGCGCAGCCTCGCCACCGACCTGGCCACCACGCTGCGGCCGCTGGCCCGGTCCGCCGCACACACCCTGCACCTGGTGCGACCCGTCTGGCGGACGCTGCAGCGCCTCGGGCTGCTGGAACGCGACGGCTTCCGCATGGACCTGCACGCGCCGCTACTGGCCGCCTGCGCGGGCCGGGCGCCGAGTCTGACCGCGTACGAGCCGTGGGTCAGGGTCGACCTGCACGGCTACCGTTCCCGCCACGGAAGCCTGGTCCGCGGGCAGTTGGCGCTGCGGATGGCCGGCCTGGACCGGGACCTCACCCGGCGCAGGGCCGGCGTCTCACTGCTGTCGGGCACCACATGGGCCTCCCCGGCACTGCACGAGCGGGCGGAGCACGACGGACTCCCAGCCCTCTTCCGGGTCCCGCTCCTCGTCGACGACCGCGATGCCCTGGTGGAGCGTCTGGTGCGGCACAGCGTGGTCTCCGGGTACGTCTACGACCCCCCGCTCGACGACTACGCGGGCGCCGAGTTCGTCGAACTGTCCCCCGACCCGTCGGCCGCCCGCTGGTTTGCCGCACACGTCCTTCCGGCCGATCCGCTCCTGGCCCACAGAATCGCAGGCGCCCTCACGAGAGAACGGGCGACGACCGCGCACCCCTCGGTCCCCGCCCCCGTCCCGGAAGCCACGCCACCGGCAATCCTGGGCCACTGA
- a CDS encoding phosphatase PAP2 family protein, protein MSPGTAIVLSAVEEVAEGAKLWVGAAAVMGLLGGGRGRRAAAEGLGAVVFSCLCKQWAGRRRPPKEWIPHDEVEDRLGSSSFPSGHAAAAVGFTAAVAPSWPLAGALCAVPAAVVAVERVQSGAHYPSDVAAGAAIGLISAWLTRHASCWLMRHRLQPPGC, encoded by the coding sequence ATGTCGCCTGGGACTGCCATCGTGCTGTCGGCGGTGGAGGAGGTTGCGGAGGGCGCGAAGCTGTGGGTGGGCGCGGCCGCGGTGATGGGGTTGCTGGGCGGAGGGCGGGGCCGCAGGGCCGCGGCGGAGGGGTTGGGCGCGGTGGTGTTCAGCTGCCTGTGCAAGCAGTGGGCCGGCCGTCGTCGCCCGCCCAAGGAGTGGATCCCGCACGATGAGGTTGAGGACCGCCTGGGGTCCTCTTCGTTCCCGTCCGGGCACGCCGCCGCCGCGGTGGGATTTACGGCCGCGGTGGCGCCGTCGTGGCCGCTGGCCGGCGCGCTGTGCGCGGTCCCGGCTGCCGTGGTGGCCGTGGAGCGCGTGCAATCCGGTGCCCACTATCCCAGCGACGTTGCCGCCGGTGCCGCGATCGGGCTGATCAGTGCCTGGCTCACTCGGCATGCCTCGTGCTGGCTGATGCGGCACCGGCTGCAACCGCCGGGGTGCTGA
- a CDS encoding DinB family protein: MNTTPDGRPIPPTHADERAMLEAWLDFHRATLALKCSGLKDDQLRLAAASPSSVTLLGLVQHMAEVERNWFQRVFAGLTVSPVFGECNLDGFALQPERGLEEATAAWQAEVARGRELIADASLDDSGRLSEQEAGHVGDQGVSLRWIMVHMIEEYARHNGHADLIREQIDGATGA; this comes from the coding sequence ATGAATACGACACCGGATGGACGGCCTATCCCGCCCACGCATGCCGACGAGCGCGCCATGCTGGAAGCATGGCTGGACTTTCACCGTGCGACTCTCGCCCTGAAGTGTTCGGGGCTGAAAGATGATCAATTACGGCTTGCTGCGGCATCACCGTCGTCAGTGACGCTGCTCGGTCTCGTTCAGCACATGGCCGAGGTGGAGCGCAACTGGTTCCAGCGCGTGTTCGCAGGTCTCACCGTGTCGCCGGTCTTCGGGGAGTGCAACCTCGACGGCTTTGCCCTTCAGCCGGAACGAGGACTCGAGGAGGCGACGGCTGCCTGGCAAGCGGAAGTCGCCCGAGGCCGTGAGCTGATCGCGGACGCATCGCTGGATGACTCCGGCCGCCTGTCCGAGCAAGAAGCGGGTCATGTCGGCGATCAGGGAGTCTCCCTGCGCTGGATCATGGTGCATATGATCGAGGAATACGCACGTCACAACGGTCACGCTGATCTCATTCGTGAGCAGATCGATGGGGCTACTGGGGCATGA
- a CDS encoding transposase, protein MTIPGVDAITGITLLAAVGDFTRFPSADQLVSYFGLNPKVRQSGGLPAQHGRITKAGRAQARAVLVEAAFAAARSPGPLRAFYQRIAARRGTQIALVAVARKLTVLSWHLVTKDQDYAFARPSLVAYKQRKLELTAGRPTAHGNRRGPGYAYNKKDLRAQERAIAEQAEHAYQVLISHWQPAPTHNGTKLPAIPGQP, encoded by the coding sequence ATGACGATCCCGGGAGTCGACGCGATCACCGGGATCACGCTGCTGGCCGCGGTCGGCGACTTCACTCGCTTCCCCAGTGCTGACCAGCTGGTCTCGTACTTCGGTCTCAACCCGAAGGTCCGCCAGTCCGGTGGGCTGCCCGCCCAGCACGGCCGCATCACCAAGGCCGGACGGGCCCAGGCCCGCGCGGTGCTGGTGGAGGCGGCGTTCGCCGCTGCCCGCAGCCCTGGACCGCTGCGCGCTTTCTACCAGCGCATCGCCGCCCGCCGCGGCACCCAGATCGCCCTGGTCGCCGTCGCCCGGAAACTGACTGTCCTGTCCTGGCACTTGGTCACCAAGGACCAGGACTACGCCTTCGCCCGGCCCAGCCTGGTGGCCTACAAGCAGCGCAAACTCGAGCTGACCGCGGGACGGCCCACCGCCCACGGCAACCGCCGCGGCCCGGGCTACGCCTACAACAAGAAGGACCTCCGCGCCCAGGAACGAGCGATCGCCGAGCAGGCCGAACACGCCTATCAAGTGCTGATCTCCCACTGGCAGCCCGCCCCGACCCACAACGGCACGAAACTCCCGGCTATCCCCGGCCAGCCTTGA
- a CDS encoding esterase/lipase family protein — protein sequence MNKTLASAAVAAAGALLAVQAAALPAQASSSSTFNSTSNPVLFVHGYTGDASNWTTMADRFRTDGWPSSYLDQWSYDWHQSNATTAQQLSTEVDRLLAATGATKVDIVSHSMGGLSSRYYLKNLGGTAKVDAWVSLGGPNHGTDSANSCFDTSCTEMRIGSSFLAALNSGDETPGSPRYATWWSPCDTVINPDTSVSLTGAANTQTACLSHTGLLTDATVYTQTRDMINH from the coding sequence GTGAACAAAACCCTTGCCAGCGCAGCCGTCGCCGCGGCCGGCGCCCTTCTCGCCGTGCAGGCCGCCGCCCTTCCCGCCCAGGCATCGAGCAGCTCCACCTTCAACTCGACCAGCAACCCCGTCCTGTTCGTGCACGGCTACACCGGTGACGCCAGCAACTGGACCACCATGGCGGACCGCTTCAGAACCGACGGCTGGCCGTCCTCGTACCTCGACCAGTGGTCCTACGACTGGCACCAGTCCAATGCCACGACCGCCCAGCAACTGTCCACCGAGGTCGACCGTCTCCTCGCGGCCACCGGCGCCACCAAGGTCGACATCGTCAGCCACTCCATGGGAGGGCTCTCCTCGCGCTACTACCTGAAGAACCTAGGCGGCACCGCCAAGGTCGACGCCTGGGTGTCACTGGGAGGACCGAACCACGGCACCGACAGCGCCAACAGCTGCTTCGACACCTCCTGCACCGAGATGCGAATCGGCTCCAGCTTCCTCGCCGCCCTCAACTCCGGCGACGAGACACCGGGCTCACCCCGTTACGCCACCTGGTGGTCGCCCTGCGACACGGTGATCAACCCGGACACCTCCGTCTCTCTGACCGGCGCGGCCAACACCCAGACCGCGTGCCTCAGCCACACCGGCCTGCTCACCGACGCAACGGTCTACACCCAGACCCGGGACATGATCAACCACTGA
- a CDS encoding group II intron maturase-specific domain-containing protein, translating into MASPTLLNVALHGLEEAAGVRYFPDGMRHAGKSEPGTPVVIRYADDLVALCVSEEQARQVKQQLAVWLAPRGLTFNEDKTRVVRLEEGFDFLGFNVRRYRNGKLLTKPSKAAVRRIRSRLAAEVEALHGANAEAVINKLNPVIRGWAAYYRTGVSKEIFSSLDHYVWRLTYRWGLRAHPNKSKRWVVARYFGAFHPTRRDRWVFGDRDTGRFLVKFSWTKIVRHRLVKGRASPDDPALTGSWADRRRRRKPPLGRFVLRLLHAQHGRCPGCGTLLLHADQEPQSPTEWEQWLTAVRKAIRRTALATEDGSPPDDTARCLMHAHCARRRIAARAPGPATLPAREPAGLA; encoded by the coding sequence GTGGCCAGCCCGACGCTGTTGAACGTCGCCTTGCACGGGCTGGAGGAAGCCGCCGGGGTCCGGTACTTCCCTGACGGGATGAGGCACGCGGGTAAGTCGGAGCCGGGCACCCCCGTGGTGATCCGCTACGCCGACGATCTGGTGGCCTTGTGCGTCAGCGAGGAGCAGGCCCGGCAGGTCAAGCAGCAGCTCGCGGTGTGGCTGGCGCCGAGGGGACTGACCTTCAACGAGGACAAGACGCGCGTCGTCCGCCTTGAAGAGGGCTTCGATTTCCTCGGGTTCAACGTCCGCCGCTATCGCAACGGCAAGCTGCTGACCAAGCCCAGCAAGGCAGCCGTGCGGCGCATTCGCAGCAGGCTCGCCGCTGAGGTCGAGGCCCTGCACGGGGCCAACGCTGAAGCGGTGATCAACAAGCTCAACCCCGTGATCCGGGGCTGGGCGGCCTACTACCGCACCGGGGTGTCCAAGGAGATCTTCTCCTCTCTGGATCACTACGTGTGGCGGCTCACCTACCGGTGGGGACTGCGGGCGCACCCGAACAAGTCGAAACGCTGGGTCGTGGCCCGGTACTTCGGCGCGTTCCACCCGACCAGGCGGGATCGCTGGGTGTTCGGCGACCGGGACACCGGCCGCTTCCTGGTGAAGTTCTCCTGGACGAAGATTGTCCGGCATCGGCTGGTGAAGGGCAGAGCGTCTCCGGACGATCCCGCTCTGACCGGCTCCTGGGCCGATCGTCGACGGCGGCGAAAGCCCCCGCTGGGGCGGTTCGTGCTGCGGCTGCTACACGCGCAGCACGGCCGCTGTCCCGGCTGCGGCACTCTGCTGCTGCACGCTGATCAAGAGCCGCAAAGTCCCACCGAGTGGGAGCAGTGGCTCACCGCCGTCCGCAAGGCGATCCGCCGCACGGCGCTCGCCACCGAGGACGGCAGCCCACCGGACGACACCGCACGCTGCCTCATGCACGCCCACTGCGCGCGACGACGTATTGCCGCCCGCGCACCGGGACCAGCAACTCTGCCTGCCCGCGAGCCCGCGGGACTTGCTTGA
- a CDS encoding IS701 family transposase produces the protein MTEARGDLEAFAAELFDGFFRADQRRWGQAYVRGLLLDGRRKSVEPMAARLGEDGNRQALAHFITSSPWDAAHVRARLAWRMHEAIGPEALIVDDTGFLKDGDASACVSRQYTGTAGKVTNCQVGVSLHLAREQASAAVNWRLFVPASWDPASGQADAAKVARRGRCGIPAQVGHVEKRQLALDMIDETRSWGVDVPLVVADAGYGDAAAFRLGLEERSLPYAVGISCRHTAHPADARPVQPPYAGTGRPPKAQYPDPAQTVKDLVIAAGRAAARPVSWRVGSRPGTGRNGFKRMYSRFVALRVRPAGRGLRKTTDAPELPERWLLAEWPATESEPVQFWLSSLPSGMPLATLVRLTKLRWRIEHDYREMKQALGLAHFEGRTWGGWHHHVTLVSAAHAFCTLRRMARTPKDTAAA, from the coding sequence ATGACCGAGGCCCGGGGGGACCTGGAGGCGTTCGCGGCGGAGTTGTTCGACGGGTTCTTCCGTGCGGACCAGCGGCGGTGGGGACAGGCGTATGTGCGAGGGCTGCTGCTGGACGGGCGGCGTAAGTCGGTGGAGCCGATGGCAGCCCGCCTCGGCGAGGACGGCAACCGGCAGGCGCTGGCGCACTTCATCACCTCCAGCCCGTGGGATGCGGCCCATGTGCGGGCCCGGCTGGCCTGGAGGATGCACGAGGCGATCGGTCCGGAGGCGCTGATCGTTGACGACACCGGCTTCCTCAAGGACGGGGACGCGTCCGCGTGTGTGTCGCGGCAGTACACCGGCACCGCGGGCAAGGTCACCAACTGCCAGGTGGGAGTGTCGCTGCACCTGGCCCGTGAGCAGGCCTCGGCCGCAGTGAACTGGCGGCTGTTCGTGCCCGCTTCATGGGATCCGGCCTCTGGACAGGCGGATGCGGCCAAGGTCGCCCGCCGCGGCCGTTGCGGCATCCCCGCCCAGGTGGGGCATGTGGAGAAGCGGCAGCTGGCCCTGGACATGATCGACGAAACCCGGTCGTGGGGCGTCGATGTCCCCTTGGTCGTGGCGGATGCCGGATACGGCGATGCCGCCGCCTTCCGTCTGGGGCTGGAGGAACGCAGCCTGCCCTATGCGGTCGGGATCTCCTGCCGCCACACCGCCCATCCGGCCGACGCCCGGCCCGTCCAGCCCCCCTACGCGGGCACCGGCCGGCCACCGAAAGCGCAGTACCCCGACCCTGCGCAGACGGTGAAAGACCTGGTCATCGCGGCCGGCCGGGCGGCTGCACGGCCGGTTTCCTGGCGGGTAGGCTCCCGGCCGGGCACGGGCCGAAACGGCTTCAAGCGCATGTACTCGCGGTTCGTCGCCCTCAGGGTCCGGCCCGCCGGACGGGGCCTACGCAAGACCACGGACGCTCCCGAGCTGCCTGAACGCTGGCTGCTGGCCGAATGGCCCGCCACCGAGAGCGAGCCGGTGCAGTTCTGGCTGTCCAGCCTGCCCTCCGGCATGCCACTGGCCACCCTGGTGCGGCTGACCAAGCTGCGCTGGCGCATCGAGCACGACTACCGGGAGATGAAACAGGCCCTGGGACTTGCCCACTTCGAAGGCCGCACCTGGGGCGGCTGGCACCACCATGTCACCCTCGTATCCGCCGCCCATGCCTTCTGCACCCTCAGGCGCATGGCTCGCACCCCAAAAGACACAGCGGCGGCCTGA